From a region of the Chitinophaga caseinilytica genome:
- a CDS encoding LIC11966 family surface protein — translation MKKLTTMMALFGSLFFASCGNTPNPVEYNNKLMTVMNENEKHMNAMNAAMTGDDYAKAETVRKTWSEQLGKSIGEVEKLGTIKEDGGLKTAVTEGLKGYKQIADESYKQLIELRTKEKGGDTTVQAQIQTTLDKINTSFETIGGNINKASDAFEKQVNKQ, via the coding sequence ATGAAAAAACTCACGACAATGATGGCCCTTTTCGGATCACTCTTTTTCGCCAGCTGCGGCAACACCCCCAACCCCGTTGAATACAACAACAAACTGATGACCGTGATGAACGAGAACGAAAAACACATGAACGCCATGAACGCGGCCATGACCGGCGACGATTACGCCAAAGCGGAAACCGTTCGCAAAACCTGGTCGGAACAACTCGGCAAATCGATCGGTGAAGTGGAAAAACTGGGCACCATCAAAGAAGACGGCGGCCTGAAAACCGCGGTAACCGAAGGTTTGAAAGGATACAAACAGATCGCCGACGAATCCTACAAACAGCTCATCGAACTGCGCACGAAGGAAAAAGGCGGCGATACCACCGTGCAGGCCCAGATCCAGACCACGCTCGATAAGATCAATACTTCTTTCGAAACCATCGGCGGCAATATCAACAAGGCATCCGACGCGTTCGAGAAGCAAGTGAACAAGCAGTAG
- a CDS encoding RNA polymerase sigma-70 factor, with amino-acid sequence METCELTDMELWGQVRQDDGAAFRQLFDRYWERLYVYALNRIKSEADAQDVVQDVMVRVWTRRASITIETTLAAYLHAAVQYETIAQVARAAKTAGRNSELEQSILPDITAFSDPLRYKELQALAEQEIARLPEKMRQVYRLRQEEHYSVKEIAGMLGVSEQTVRNQLNTSYQKLRKQLREAILSAIFLW; translated from the coding sequence ATGGAAACATGCGAACTCACGGATATGGAATTATGGGGCCAGGTCAGGCAAGACGATGGCGCGGCGTTCAGGCAGCTGTTCGACCGTTACTGGGAGCGCCTCTACGTGTATGCCCTCAACCGGATCAAGTCTGAAGCCGACGCGCAGGACGTGGTGCAGGATGTGATGGTCCGCGTCTGGACGCGCCGTGCGTCCATTACCATAGAAACCACGCTGGCGGCCTATCTCCACGCGGCCGTTCAATACGAGACCATCGCGCAGGTGGCCCGTGCGGCCAAAACCGCGGGGCGCAACAGCGAACTGGAACAAAGCATTTTGCCGGACATCACCGCCTTTTCCGATCCATTGCGGTATAAGGAGCTCCAGGCGCTGGCGGAACAGGAGATCGCACGGCTGCCGGAAAAAATGCGGCAGGTGTACCGCCTGCGGCAGGAAGAACATTATTCGGTGAAAGAGATCGCCGGCATGCTCGGCGTGTCGGAACAAACCGTTCGCAACCAGCTGAACACCAGCTACCAGAAACTCCGCAAACAGCTCAGGGAAGCCATCCTCAGCGCCATTTTCCTTTGGTAA
- a CDS encoding FecR family protein: MNVEQLGAAFERYLAGTASAEEKEWIGKWLQERPEDHHALEPHRRRAVQAALWQSVSRKADLPLRPVRNSRKWLAYAAAVALLVACGTWVLLSRQAPPAAFVQTIITQPGSPKTVYLPDSSVAHLFPGATLTIPDNYNATDRRIALSGRGFFEVKENPSRPFFVRAGKLTTQVLGTSFEVKSTDSLSASVIVRTGKVGVAFDGQHLANLTPGKRLRYNARQHDFMVDTVDAALLCEWWDRGMVFNQAPLGEVVQSISDWYNVPVEIRNARWQQETVTIRIRRQTCTEAIALLSETLGFRYKKENDRIIIY; encoded by the coding sequence ATGAACGTAGAACAACTCGGAGCAGCGTTTGAAAGGTACCTCGCCGGTACGGCATCCGCGGAAGAAAAGGAATGGATCGGGAAGTGGCTGCAGGAGCGGCCGGAAGACCACCATGCCCTGGAGCCCCATCGCCGGCGGGCGGTCCAGGCCGCCCTTTGGCAATCCGTTTCCCGAAAAGCGGACCTTCCGCTCCGCCCCGTCCGCAATTCCCGGAAATGGCTGGCATACGCCGCTGCCGTGGCTTTGCTGGTAGCCTGCGGTACCTGGGTGCTGCTGTCCAGACAAGCGCCTCCCGCCGCATTCGTCCAAACGATCATCACCCAGCCCGGTTCGCCCAAAACTGTGTACCTGCCCGATAGCAGCGTTGCGCACCTCTTTCCCGGCGCCACGCTCACCATCCCCGATAACTATAATGCAACAGACCGCCGCATCGCGCTGAGCGGAAGGGGCTTTTTCGAAGTGAAGGAAAACCCTTCCCGGCCGTTTTTCGTGCGGGCGGGGAAACTCACCACGCAGGTGCTGGGCACCTCTTTCGAAGTGAAATCGACCGACAGCCTTTCCGCTTCCGTGATCGTTCGCACGGGGAAAGTGGGCGTGGCGTTCGACGGCCAGCACCTGGCCAACCTCACACCCGGCAAGCGTTTGCGCTACAATGCGCGGCAGCACGATTTTATGGTGGATACGGTAGACGCGGCCTTGCTGTGTGAATGGTGGGACCGGGGGATGGTGTTCAACCAGGCGCCGCTCGGCGAAGTGGTACAGTCGATTTCCGACTGGTACAACGTACCCGTCGAAATCCGCAACGCCCGCTGGCAGCAGGAAACCGTGACCATCCGCATCCGTCGCCAGACTTGCACGGAAGCCATTGCGCTGCTGTCTGAAACGCTGGGTTTCCGGTATAAAAAGGAAAACGACAGGATCATCATTTACTAA
- a CDS encoding TonB-dependent receptor, translating into MAKLIPLPKQELKGREVIALIERSESVQFTFGKEVSGRLEKPVHFRSASPSVKEVLETLQTTLGITHSASDMGAVILKPGALPEAPAPVAAAVRADGRISGKIIDESNGEPLPFVTVRIGSKGTTTKIDGSFVLSLPPGKYEVEISSIGYGTKRVTGIEVKDGQTFELNATLKRQKSTLSGVVVTSSAGKESVASLYARQKNEAGISNGMSREQISALPDKNVGETLKRISGVSTNDNRRVVIRGIAERYNLAMMDGAILPSTDVQIRDFEFDIIPSNLIDNVVVSKTATPDMSFGFGGGLVQINTFAIPNENFTTVSIGSKYISGVTGKEFLGYGRGKNDYLGFDDGSREHFPDNMILFDGRNYDPANPNATPAPGVTLITPAQVAEQNKRIGGLERLGTRKYTAAPGQNYQFSLGRSYNVKNSRIGFVGSVSYRNEQSIDDVSHFERGNWEKLNNRVYNAVTGEEEEPTYANYYNFSTAWGALLNAGWSAKNHKITVRNFYSRVFNNQFSRLVGWGNEIGYGDMPAVREYDRPKFLDMIQNRINGDHTFGKFRFEWNVARNKVTNREKDAVEAWLMPIHTLNGMMYNIVPTAITNPGTGTFNRAQYLYEETNRIAEGALSYQTQLFGQKQIAKAGVQYMDRHGYYDWMVLPIGALLSSNGLYGYAPVQEWNKFLEYKDPLNDLLYYPAAFSRSGYEGKNTNKAGYFMLDNRFTDWMRLVWGLRAEYYNYERIRNGANDQQINNLILEGERVRYIDPETGKVVSAFADPVNEEKAWRYLPSASLTISPTRDFNIRAAYAQTVVRPSLIENSRMVRYDPAIAAYRMNEGVLSTLIDHYDLRLEWYPRPGEVISFGYFYKYFDKPVEIYRDQPDATGRIYVKTNNSEWAKVNGWEFDIRKSLGFVYPQWKFLQDFYLSGNFTLQNSTVQAAQFGGQTLITNKYGYEYRYRTKQQLKEKRPLYGQVPILYNIAMQYAGKRLGANLAFNHMGYKTFTTGLTPNIVEYERPRDQLDAQVSYAFLKSKKLMVRLNMSNLTNSAYRFYINSDDTYKYLDKWKGMAGSAITATDWNEIYEWKYGFSQKYEAGYLEMTEDGKRKRRIGDQDTFIRKVGTSFSLSVGYTF; encoded by the coding sequence ATGGCCAAACTGATCCCGCTTCCGAAGCAGGAATTGAAAGGGCGGGAAGTGATCGCCCTGATCGAGCGGTCCGAATCCGTACAGTTCACGTTCGGGAAGGAAGTGAGCGGGCGGCTGGAGAAACCGGTCCATTTCCGCAGTGCGAGCCCTTCGGTGAAGGAAGTCCTCGAAACCCTGCAAACCACGCTGGGCATCACGCATAGCGCCAGCGACATGGGCGCCGTGATCCTCAAACCCGGTGCGCTTCCCGAAGCGCCGGCACCCGTGGCCGCGGCTGTTCGGGCCGACGGGCGCATTTCCGGGAAGATCATCGACGAATCGAACGGTGAGCCGTTGCCTTTCGTGACGGTGCGCATCGGCAGCAAGGGCACTACCACCAAAATCGACGGTTCCTTCGTGCTCAGCCTGCCGCCGGGAAAATACGAAGTGGAGATTTCCTCCATCGGCTACGGCACCAAGCGCGTAACGGGGATCGAAGTGAAGGATGGACAAACCTTCGAGCTGAACGCCACCCTGAAACGCCAGAAAAGCACGCTGAGCGGGGTGGTGGTGACATCTTCCGCGGGAAAGGAATCCGTGGCGTCGCTGTACGCGCGGCAGAAGAACGAAGCCGGTATTTCGAACGGGATGAGCCGGGAGCAGATTTCGGCGCTGCCAGACAAAAACGTTGGCGAAACGTTGAAACGCATTTCCGGCGTGAGCACCAACGACAACCGCCGGGTGGTGATCCGCGGCATCGCGGAGCGGTACAACCTGGCGATGATGGACGGCGCCATTCTCCCTAGCACAGACGTACAAATCCGGGATTTCGAGTTCGACATCATTCCCAGCAATCTCATCGATAACGTCGTTGTTTCCAAAACCGCTACGCCGGACATGAGTTTCGGGTTCGGCGGCGGACTCGTACAGATCAATACCTTCGCCATTCCCAACGAGAATTTCACGACGGTCAGCATCGGCAGCAAATACATCTCCGGCGTTACCGGGAAGGAATTTCTCGGGTACGGCCGCGGGAAGAACGATTATCTCGGATTTGACGACGGCAGCCGTGAGCACTTCCCCGACAACATGATCCTGTTCGACGGCCGGAATTACGACCCCGCCAACCCCAACGCAACGCCCGCGCCCGGGGTGACGCTCATTACACCGGCGCAGGTGGCCGAACAGAATAAAAGGATCGGAGGACTGGAGCGCCTGGGCACCCGCAAATACACCGCCGCTCCGGGACAGAATTACCAATTCAGTCTGGGGCGGAGCTATAACGTGAAGAACAGCCGCATCGGGTTCGTGGGCTCCGTGAGCTACCGCAATGAGCAGTCGATCGACGATGTTTCCCACTTCGAGCGGGGGAACTGGGAGAAGCTGAACAACCGCGTGTACAACGCCGTTACCGGCGAAGAAGAAGAGCCTACCTACGCCAACTACTACAATTTCAGTACTGCCTGGGGCGCGTTGCTGAATGCCGGTTGGAGCGCGAAAAACCACAAGATCACGGTGCGCAATTTCTACTCACGTGTGTTCAATAATCAGTTTTCCCGGCTTGTGGGATGGGGGAACGAGATCGGGTACGGCGATATGCCTGCAGTAAGGGAGTACGATCGCCCGAAGTTCCTCGATATGATACAAAACCGCATCAACGGCGACCATACTTTCGGGAAATTCCGGTTTGAATGGAACGTGGCGCGCAATAAGGTCACCAACCGCGAGAAAGACGCGGTGGAAGCCTGGCTCATGCCCATCCACACCCTCAACGGGATGATGTACAACATAGTGCCCACGGCCATCACGAACCCGGGGACCGGTACCTTCAACCGTGCGCAATATCTCTACGAAGAAACCAACCGCATCGCCGAAGGCGCCCTCAGCTATCAAACCCAACTGTTCGGCCAGAAGCAGATCGCGAAGGCCGGCGTACAGTATATGGACAGGCATGGTTATTATGACTGGATGGTGTTGCCGATCGGCGCGCTGCTGTCGTCTAACGGACTGTATGGCTATGCACCGGTGCAGGAATGGAACAAATTCCTGGAATACAAAGACCCGCTGAACGACCTGCTGTATTACCCCGCCGCGTTCTCGCGCAGCGGGTACGAGGGCAAGAACACCAATAAGGCCGGTTACTTCATGCTCGATAACCGGTTTACGGACTGGATGCGCCTGGTATGGGGGCTGCGCGCCGAATATTATAATTACGAAAGGATCAGGAACGGGGCCAATGACCAGCAGATCAACAACCTCATCCTCGAAGGGGAAAGGGTACGGTACATCGACCCCGAAACCGGTAAAGTCGTAAGCGCCTTCGCCGATCCTGTCAACGAAGAAAAAGCCTGGCGCTATTTGCCGTCGGCCAGCCTGACGATCAGTCCCACCAGGGATTTCAACATCCGCGCCGCATACGCGCAAACGGTGGTGCGCCCCTCGCTGATCGAGAACTCCCGCATGGTCCGTTACGACCCCGCCATCGCGGCCTACCGCATGAACGAAGGCGTATTGTCTACCCTCATCGACCACTACGACCTCCGCCTCGAATGGTACCCCAGGCCCGGCGAAGTGATCTCCTTCGGTTATTTCTACAAATATTTCGACAAGCCCGTGGAAATCTACCGCGACCAGCCCGACGCTACCGGCCGTATTTATGTCAAAACCAACAACTCCGAATGGGCCAAAGTGAACGGCTGGGAATTCGATATCCGCAAGAGCCTCGGGTTCGTGTACCCGCAATGGAAATTCCTCCAGGATTTTTACCTCAGCGGCAACTTCACGCTGCAAAACTCTACCGTTCAGGCGGCGCAATTCGGCGGACAAACCCTCATTACCAATAAATACGGCTACGAATACCGCTACCGCACCAAGCAGCAACTGAAGGAGAAGCGGCCGCTTTACGGCCAGGTGCCCATCCTCTACAACATCGCCATGCAATACGCAGGTAAACGCCTCGGCGCCAACCTGGCTTTCAACCACATGGGGTACAAAACCTTCACCACCGGCCTTACCCCCAATATCGTGGAGTACGAACGCCCCCGCGACCAGCTGGACGCGCAAGTGAGCTACGCCTTCCTTAAAAGCAAAAAACTGATGGTAAGGCTGAATATGAGCAACCTCACCAACAGCGCGTACCGTTTCTACATCAATAGCGACGATACCTACAAGTACCTCGACAAATGGAAGGGCATGGCCGGCTCGGCCATCACCGCTACCGACTGGAACGAGATCTACGAATGGAAATACGGCTTTTCGCAGAAATATGAAGCCGGATACCTGGAAATGACGGAAGACGGAAAGCGGAAACGCAGGATCGGCGACCAGGACACTTTCATCCGGAAAGTGGGCACTTCGTTCAGCTTGTCTGTCGGCTATACATTTTAA
- a CDS encoding OmpA family protein: MKIIGISTAVVAIAIFGSSCVSNKKFAALQGTYGELQNDYKALNDKYQDCQREMTGSTTRVRSLEEQIAQQRAGLRSLQDALNKCLNSSSQGNVNISKLVDEINASNRYIQQLVNSKNKSDSLNMVLTNNLTRSLSREEMRDVDVQVLKGVVYISLSDKMLYRSGSYEISPAAGETLSKIAKIITDYRDYEVLIEGNTDNVPISQKNIRNNWDLSALRASSVVQALQTTYGVDPKRLTAGGRGEYNPIASNDAEEGRSRNRRTQIIITPKLDQFMELIDKAPEKADSVSPTGQPVTGS; this comes from the coding sequence ATGAAAATTATAGGAATATCGACGGCGGTCGTAGCGATCGCCATCTTCGGCAGCAGTTGCGTCAGCAACAAGAAGTTCGCCGCATTGCAAGGCACTTACGGTGAATTACAGAACGACTACAAGGCACTGAACGACAAGTACCAGGATTGCCAGCGCGAAATGACCGGCTCCACCACCCGTGTGCGCAGCCTGGAAGAGCAGATCGCGCAGCAGCGCGCCGGCCTTCGCTCCCTGCAGGACGCGCTGAACAAATGTCTGAACTCCTCCAGCCAGGGGAATGTGAATATCTCCAAACTGGTAGACGAGATCAACGCATCCAACCGCTACATCCAGCAACTGGTAAACTCCAAGAACAAGAGCGACTCCCTCAACATGGTGCTCACCAACAACCTGACCCGCTCCCTCAGCCGCGAAGAAATGCGTGATGTGGACGTGCAGGTACTGAAAGGTGTCGTGTACATTTCACTGTCCGACAAAATGCTTTACCGCTCCGGCAGCTACGAAATTTCTCCCGCCGCCGGCGAAACGCTCAGCAAAATCGCGAAAATCATCACCGACTACCGCGATTACGAAGTGCTGATCGAGGGTAATACGGACAATGTGCCCATTAGTCAGAAAAACATCCGCAACAACTGGGACCTCAGCGCCCTGCGCGCTTCGTCTGTTGTACAGGCCCTCCAGACCACTTATGGTGTGGACCCCAAACGGCTGACCGCAGGTGGCCGCGGCGAGTACAACCCCATCGCGTCCAACGACGCGGAAGAAGGACGTTCCCGCAACCGCCGCACCCAGATCATCATCACGCCGAAGCTCGACCAGTTCATGGAGCTGATCGACAAGGCACCGGAAAAAGCGGATTCGGTATCTCCGACCGGCCAACCGGTAACGGGTTCCTGA
- a CDS encoding sigma-70 family RNA polymerase sigma factor, producing MTGNLHTQEYWNQLRDGNTDALSALYQLHYIGLINYGVKLTGDRDLANDCFTAVLLDLWEKRHTLPEVANVRAYLITCLHRRIMHEIASGKKRQERHLAVPDGQEPEWSHEDYLTAIEGNDAFTQAFSHAFRRLTQRQQQLLRMKFFDDLDYDHIALTCGITKRTAYNIIHDALKQLKNELKGHVQQSGLPIEALISAALLLILQ from the coding sequence ATGACCGGGAATTTGCACACGCAGGAGTATTGGAACCAGCTACGGGACGGGAATACGGATGCATTGTCCGCTTTATACCAGCTGCATTACATAGGATTGATCAATTACGGGGTAAAACTCACCGGCGACCGCGATCTCGCCAACGATTGCTTTACCGCCGTGCTGCTCGACCTTTGGGAAAAGCGCCACACGCTGCCCGAGGTCGCCAATGTGCGTGCATACCTCATTACCTGCCTGCATCGCCGGATCATGCACGAGATCGCTTCCGGGAAGAAGCGGCAGGAGCGCCACCTGGCAGTTCCGGATGGTCAGGAGCCCGAATGGTCGCATGAAGATTACCTCACGGCCATCGAAGGGAACGATGCGTTCACCCAGGCGTTTTCCCACGCTTTCCGCCGACTCACGCAGCGCCAGCAGCAGCTCTTGCGGATGAAATTCTTCGATGATCTCGACTACGACCACATCGCCCTCACCTGCGGCATTACCAAGCGGACCGCCTATAATATTATACACGATGCCCTCAAACAGTTGAAGAACGAGCTGAAGGGGCATGTACAGCAATCGGGGCTACCCATTGAAGCCCTCATCTCCGCGGCATTGCTGCTGATTTTGCAATAG
- a CDS encoding FecR family protein → MNYLRHKAEDLVMDESFQQYCTGTNPAAVRFWKQWLAAHPEKRELVQAAKVIYLRLNGGLDAETFAGHHRRFTDALLAEGIRPGMQAPQLRPVTRANGWKWYTLAVAATLTGLVLTMVWMQAGKDAPAAGAGDGSTAIYASKPGERKAFQLPDGTKVVLNAASTLWLDDGFQKGKRTLTLDGEAFFDIAQDASSPFVIHTEDMDITVLGTAFNVKAYKDDETVETSLIRGRVRIDTRAGHQVYLQPKEKLVIARHKEIQDIQPLTPRQADTKKAGSHYLIDSLTHIPHDSAIVELSWVDNRLIFADDTFGDIARKLERWYGVQIRFESEELRGYRFTGHFNKETLQRVLEVLQLSRGFRFRFEDDHTVVLHP, encoded by the coding sequence ATGAATTACTTGCGGCATAAGGCGGAAGATCTGGTGATGGATGAGTCTTTCCAGCAGTATTGCACCGGAACGAACCCGGCGGCAGTGCGGTTTTGGAAGCAGTGGCTGGCCGCGCATCCCGAGAAGCGGGAGCTGGTGCAGGCCGCCAAAGTGATTTATTTGCGATTGAACGGCGGGCTGGATGCGGAAACATTCGCCGGCCATCACCGCCGGTTCACGGACGCCTTGCTGGCAGAAGGGATCAGGCCGGGGATGCAGGCGCCGCAGCTGCGGCCGGTAACCCGGGCCAACGGCTGGAAGTGGTACACGCTCGCCGTGGCGGCCACGCTCACGGGGCTGGTGCTCACGATGGTGTGGATGCAGGCCGGGAAAGATGCGCCTGCGGCGGGAGCGGGGGATGGGAGTACGGCCATATACGCCAGCAAACCCGGCGAGCGAAAGGCTTTCCAGTTGCCGGACGGTACGAAGGTAGTGCTCAACGCCGCCAGTACCCTGTGGCTGGACGATGGCTTCCAGAAAGGGAAGCGCACGCTCACACTGGACGGCGAAGCGTTTTTCGACATCGCGCAAGACGCGTCTTCGCCATTCGTGATCCATACCGAAGACATGGATATAACCGTGCTGGGCACGGCTTTTAACGTAAAAGCATACAAAGACGACGAGACGGTGGAGACTTCACTGATCAGGGGGCGGGTGCGGATAGACACGCGCGCCGGCCACCAGGTGTACCTCCAACCGAAAGAAAAACTGGTGATCGCCAGGCATAAAGAGATTCAGGACATTCAACCATTAACGCCCCGGCAGGCAGATACGAAAAAAGCCGGGAGCCACTATCTTATCGACTCTCTCACACACATTCCACACGACAGCGCAATTGTTGAACTATCATGGGTCGACAACCGGCTGATTTTTGCCGACGACACTTTCGGGGACATTGCCCGGAAGCTGGAACGCTGGTACGGCGTGCAGATCCGGTTCGAATCCGAAGAACTGCGCGGGTACCGCTTCACGGGGCATTTCAACAAGGAAACCCTGCAGCGGGTGCTCGAAGTGCTGCAGTTATCGAGGGGCTTCCGGTTCCGGTTCGAAGACGACCATACCGTGGTATTGCATCCGTAG